One genomic window of Acidimicrobiia bacterium includes the following:
- a CDS encoding ATP-binding protein, whose product MTTGSPVGETSPEAYSDIPQAAVAQLGQAALTQPEIEAVLDMAVELVCHVLDVEYAKVLHQSSAGEPLLLVAGCGWQEHVEVGKTAVPDDSGSQAGYTLLSNAPVVVEDLSAEERFAGPQLLVDHAVVSGISVAIPGRERPYGVVGAHTRFRRRFTSEEANFLRSVAYILGSAVENHRIRAQVEQRAGYETALADCAQALLASTGENRLELALEALLTATQATYVFVERNVMDPELGFCSRTVAEAEEEGAPDYGQDSDYWELIPWDRMPTSRSHLEQGTPFMLIPEMLEGVEFELYAADPIPVKSELDIPIFVDGEWAGLIGFADMTILRRWTDNDLSLLSTAAKMIGAFWEREAAQNRLEEMNLAKDEFLASISHELRTPLTSVMGYAQLLRDNDDRLTEPQRHEAAAAVLKQAGDLNQIVDDLLVAAKAEMGELTVNRVPVNLFAQASQVLEEYGGQKVSDIRLRGSASRATGDPGRVRQILRNLITNALRYGGESIRIEFLDIDDGAVVRVIDNGHGVAPEDRERIFLPRQRSSTAPGLTAALGLGLTISHQLAQLMGGDLTYRYEEGESIFELSLPVSN is encoded by the coding sequence CACGCAACCCGAAATCGAGGCCGTACTCGATATGGCGGTTGAGTTGGTTTGTCATGTCCTCGACGTTGAGTATGCGAAGGTTCTTCATCAATCCTCCGCCGGCGAACCCCTTCTGCTGGTGGCAGGTTGCGGATGGCAGGAACATGTAGAGGTCGGAAAGACGGCCGTTCCTGACGACTCGGGCTCACAGGCCGGGTACACGCTTCTTTCGAATGCGCCGGTCGTGGTTGAAGACCTATCCGCAGAGGAGCGCTTCGCAGGCCCACAACTCCTCGTCGATCACGCGGTTGTCAGCGGGATCAGTGTGGCGATTCCCGGAAGGGAAAGGCCCTATGGAGTGGTAGGTGCGCACACCAGGTTCCGGCGTCGGTTCACCTCAGAAGAAGCGAACTTCCTTCGATCGGTCGCCTACATCCTCGGTAGCGCCGTCGAGAATCATCGAATCAGAGCGCAGGTCGAACAGCGTGCCGGATACGAAACTGCGCTTGCAGACTGCGCTCAGGCGCTGCTGGCCAGTACCGGTGAGAACCGACTGGAACTCGCCCTGGAGGCGCTGTTGACTGCAACGCAGGCGACCTACGTCTTCGTGGAACGCAACGTCATGGATCCCGAGCTGGGGTTTTGCTCTCGGACCGTTGCCGAAGCCGAGGAGGAAGGAGCTCCCGACTACGGACAAGATAGCGACTACTGGGAGCTGATCCCATGGGATCGAATGCCGACGTCGCGGTCGCACCTCGAGCAAGGAACCCCGTTCATGCTCATCCCTGAGATGCTCGAAGGCGTCGAGTTCGAGTTGTACGCGGCAGACCCGATCCCGGTGAAATCGGAACTCGACATTCCGATCTTCGTCGACGGCGAGTGGGCCGGCCTCATCGGATTCGCCGATATGACCATCCTCAGGCGCTGGACGGACAACGACCTGTCGCTTCTATCAACGGCCGCCAAGATGATCGGCGCCTTCTGGGAACGGGAGGCGGCCCAAAACCGACTCGAGGAGATGAATCTGGCCAAGGATGAGTTCCTCGCCAGCATCAGCCATGAGCTTCGGACTCCGCTCACCTCAGTAATGGGATATGCGCAGCTGCTACGGGACAACGACGACAGACTCACGGAGCCGCAACGCCATGAAGCAGCTGCCGCGGTCCTAAAACAAGCCGGTGACCTCAACCAGATAGTCGACGATCTGCTGGTCGCCGCCAAAGCTGAAATGGGCGAACTCACGGTCAATCGAGTTCCCGTCAACTTGTTTGCCCAAGCGTCGCAAGTCCTCGAGGAGTACGGCGGACAAAAAGTATCTGACATACGTCTCCGCGGTAGCGCAAGCCGCGCGACCGGCGACCCGGGCCGGGTCCGGCAGATCCTCCGCAATCTGATAACCAACGCACTCCGATACGGTGGAGAATCCATACGAATTGAGTTTCTCGACATCGATGACGGGGCGGTAGTTCGCGTAATCGACAACGGTCACGGCGTCGCTCCGGAAGATCGCGAGCGCATCTTCTTGCCACGGCAACGATCGTCCACAGCCCCGGGGCTGACTGCGGCGCTCGGCCTCGGTCTGACCATTTCCCATCAACTCGCCCAACTGATGGGCGGAGACCTGACCTACCGATACGAGGAGGGTGAGAGCATCTTCGAGCTCTCTCTCCCGGTCTCGAACTGA